The genomic interval GCCCTGGCCATGTCGCCGGGATTTTACTATGCGCATATGCCGCTGGCGGAGATTTATTTCAGCGCCGGCCAGCCGGGAAAAACGCTGGAGCATTTGCTGAAGGTGAAGGAAATCTACCCGCTGTATCCCGATATAGACGCGGTTATCGCGCGGGCGCGGGCGCAAGTCCGCTGACAAAGCCGCCCCAGCCGGTTTGCCGGGCGAAGTCCAGGTCGCTGTACTTGTTGGCGGCTTCAAGGAGCGTGCCGGGCCGGCCCGGTATGTTGATGGCAAGGCCGCGGGCGCGGGAATAATCCTTGCCCGTCCTGTCCTTGCAGAAGCCGGTGTTTTTTATCACCAGTTCATTGGAAACGTATCCGGAAATTCCCAGCGAAAGCTCCCGCAGCTCCGCCGCCTGCGGAGGCAGCGCGGCGGCGTATATCTCCATAAAATTTCCCAGGTCGGCGTAAGAGGAAATGCTTTTGTCCGGGTCGCTTTTCTCGTCGCCCAACTCCATGCGCAGCACGCCCTCGCGGGCGGCGCTAAGCGCTTTGTTGCCGCCGGAAGGCGTAAGCTCCGCCCATTTGTCCAGCAGTGGCTTGAGGCCCGCAACCCTGTCCGCCCGCACAGCCGAAAGCTGCACGCCGTATTTCGTTTTTTCCAGCATGTCCAGCATGTCGGGGCGGGAATAAAGCTCTTTGAAGGAGTCCACGAAAATTTCGCCCAGCCGCTCCGGCCCCGCGTCCGGCTCGGCCTCCAGGCGGCGCACTATTGCGGCGAAATCAAAGCTGGGAAGCTGTATGACTTCCTCGGAGCCAACTATGACGCGCGCATGCTTTTTCAATTCCCAGTCTATCTCGGCCATTTGCATGAAGCAGGCCATGGTGGCGAACACGTCCACGCCGCCGGCTGACTCCAGCATCTGCTTGAGTTCGGCGGTTTTTACGTAGCTGCCGTTGTCAAAGTCGTGAGAGATGGAACGGTATCCCAGCGTCGGATTTTTAGGGTCCAGCCAGCCCCAGCCGTGGTCCCATACCAGCAGCATGTAGTGTTCCGCCGGGAAATTGGACTTGGCCCAGCGCACAAATCCGGCCAGATGGCGCCAGTCGCCCATGTCGGTCTGGGGGAAAGCCTCCAGCGGCGGGGAGCCTATTCTGGCGGTGTCGGAATCCCTGTGCACGAGATAGCGCCGCGCGCCGGCCCATTTCTCGTCCGGAGAATCCACGCCGGGCCAGCCGCTGCGCCCCAGTTCCGAGGTCACGGCCACCTCCGCCGAGGAGCCGGCCTCCTCCAGCTTGTTCATGTCCTTGAGCGCGTAGGATTCCACGTCGTTTTTGCCGTTGAAGTAAAACATCAGCGTCCATTTGCGCGGCTTGGCATCGGGCGGGGCGGCGTTTGGCGCGGGCAGGGAAGCGGCGGCCTCGCGCATTTCTGAGAGGGGGGGCATCTGAAAACTCTCCGCGCAGGCGGCGGAGGCGAAACCGGATATTAACAGAGCGGGCAGGAGCGGGTTTGTCATCTGTGGACCGCCGTCCGGCGGCGCAAAATTTCAAAACTGCCTGGACCTCCGCATGCTGCCGTTTGCGGCTTTGCGTCGCGCGCTATGCGTCCGGCGGATTTGCGGCGTCGCTTTCAGCTCCGCCGGCGCTGTCCGCCGCATCCGCGCCGGGGCCGAACTGGCCGGCCTGAATGCTTGGCGCATATCGCGGCGCAACGGTTTTTTTG from Elusimicrobiales bacterium carries:
- a CDS encoding clostripain-related cysteine peptidase — protein: MTNPLLPALLISGFASAACAESFQMPPLSEMREAAASLPAPNAAPPDAKPRKWTLMFYFNGKNDVESYALKDMNKLEEAGSSAEVAVTSELGRSGWPGVDSPDEKWAGARRYLVHRDSDTARIGSPPLEAFPQTDMGDWRHLAGFVRWAKSNFPAEHYMLLVWDHGWGWLDPKNPTLGYRSISHDFDNGSYVKTAELKQMLESAGGVDVFATMACFMQMAEIDWELKKHARVIVGSEEVIQLPSFDFAAIVRRLEAEPDAGPERLGEIFVDSFKELYSRPDMLDMLEKTKYGVQLSAVRADRVAGLKPLLDKWAELTPSGGNKALSAAREGVLRMELGDEKSDPDKSISSYADLGNFMEIYAAALPPQAAELRELSLGISGYVSNELVIKNTGFCKDRTGKDYSRARGLAINIPGRPGTLLEAANKYSDLDFARQTGWGGFVSGLAPAPAR